TGTATAAAGATTTGAAAGCTTTAATAATTTTTAAACAGAGTAGTAGGTATTGAAGCAAATTAGTTTTCAAGTTTTAGCAATCCTGGGTCAAGGAGGGTTAGGAGGTATTTACAGTGTTTGATGAGGAAGAATTCAATAGATGGTTTAATAGTGCTTTAAAAACATTGGAGTCTGCTAGAGTTGATCATGCTCATAGATTCTATAACTGGGCTTGTTTTAAAGCTCATCAAGCTGCTGAAAAAGCTATTAAAGCTTTTTTATGGGGCTTAGGAAAGCCTCAAACGGGGCATTCACTACCTGTACTAATATCTAAATTAAGAGAGGTGCTCGGTAATATTCCGGAAAATGTTGTGGAGTTTTGTATGAGGTTGAATAAATACTATATACCAACTAGATATCCCGATGTGTGGAGCGAGGGAATTCCAGAGGAGCAGTATACTGAAAAAGAATCTTCTGAGGCAATAAACATGGCTGAAGGGGTTCTGAGGTGGGTGATGGAAACATGGAGATTGTTGAAGAGAGAATAAAGATTCGTGAAAAGCTTCTTGAAAAAGCACAAAGATTTGCTGAATGCGTATTGCAAAAACTAAGC
Above is a genomic segment from Ignisphaera cupida containing:
- a CDS encoding HEPN domain-containing protein, whose amino-acid sequence is MFDEEEFNRWFNSALKTLESARVDHAHRFYNWACFKAHQAAEKAIKAFLWGLGKPQTGHSLPVLISKLREVLGNIPENVVEFCMRLNKYYIPTRYPDVWSEGIPEEQYTEKESSEAINMAEGVLRWVMETWRLLKRE